A genomic segment from Bradyrhizobium sp. CB1015 encodes:
- the chvE gene encoding multiple monosaccharide ABC transporter substrate-binding protein yields the protein MLKLKTTFLALALASVATMATGVTAFAQKATVGIAMPTKSSARWIDDGNNMVKVLKERGYNTDLQYAEDDIPNQLSQVENMVTKGAKALVIAAIDGTTLSDVLKQAKAKGITVIAYDRLIRGTPNVDYYATFDNFQVGVLQAESIVQGLGLKDGKGPFNIELFGGSPDDNNAYFFYNGAMSVLKPYIDSGKLVVVSGQMGMDKVATLRWDGATAQARMDNLLSAYYGNKKVNAVLSPYDGLSIGIISSLKGVGYGSAGQPMPIISGQDAEVPSIKAMLRGDQYSTIFKDTRDLAKVTADMVDAALAGKEVTVNDTKTYENGVKTVPSYLLKPVVVYKDNWEKVLVDSGYYKKSQFQ from the coding sequence ATGCTGAAACTGAAGACGACATTTCTCGCGCTGGCGCTGGCCAGTGTCGCCACGATGGCCACAGGCGTCACTGCCTTCGCCCAGAAGGCGACGGTCGGCATCGCCATGCCGACGAAATCCTCCGCGCGCTGGATCGACGACGGCAACAACATGGTCAAGGTGCTGAAGGAGCGCGGCTACAACACCGACCTGCAATATGCCGAGGACGACATCCCGAACCAGCTCTCCCAGGTCGAGAACATGGTGACCAAGGGCGCCAAGGCGCTGGTGATCGCCGCGATCGACGGCACCACCTTGTCCGACGTGCTGAAGCAGGCGAAAGCAAAAGGCATCACCGTGATCGCCTATGACCGCCTGATCCGCGGCACGCCGAACGTCGACTATTACGCGACGTTCGACAATTTCCAGGTCGGCGTGCTCCAGGCAGAGTCGATCGTGCAAGGTCTCGGCCTGAAGGACGGCAAGGGTCCTTTCAACATCGAGCTGTTCGGCGGCTCGCCCGACGACAACAATGCCTACTTCTTCTACAACGGCGCCATGAGCGTGCTGAAGCCGTATATCGACAGCGGCAAGCTCGTCGTCGTGTCGGGCCAGATGGGCATGGATAAGGTCGCGACCTTGCGCTGGGACGGCGCCACCGCGCAGGCCCGCATGGACAACCTGCTCAGCGCCTACTACGGCAACAAGAAGGTCAACGCCGTGCTGTCGCCCTATGACGGCCTCTCGATCGGCATCATCTCCTCGCTGAAGGGCGTCGGCTACGGCAGTGCCGGCCAGCCGATGCCCATCATCTCGGGCCAGGATGCAGAAGTGCCTTCGATCAAGGCCATGCTGCGCGGCGACCAGTACTCGACCATCTTCAAGGACACCCGCGACCTCGCCAAGGTGACCGCTGACATGGTCGACGCCGCGCTCGCCGGCAAGGAGGTCACCGTCAACGACACCAAGACCTACGAGAACGGCGTCAAGACCGTGCCGTCCTACCTGCTCAAGCCGGTGGTGGTCTACAAGGACAATTGGGAGAAGGTGTTGGTCGACAGCGGCTACTACAAGAAGTCGCAGTTCCAGTAA
- the mmsA gene encoding multiple monosaccharide ABC transporter ATP-binding protein, producing the protein MTAMLEMRNVSKSFAGVQALRDVNFSVRAGQIHALVGENGAGKSTLMKVLSGVYPHGSYEGTIVFEGEERRFRDINDSEALGIIIIHQELALIPLMSIAENIFLSHPPSKLGVIDRDEVYRRTRELLAQVGLKESPDTLITDLGVGKQQLVEIAKALSKRVRMLILDEPTASLNEADSAALLERLMAFREQGIGSILISHKLNEVAKVADHITVLRDGRTVDSIDCHAEPIQEDRIIRSMVNRDMAHRFPERNVKIGEPVLDVENWSVYHPIHPERQVIKNVSFGVRRGEVVGIAGLMGAGRTEFAMSLFGRSWGTNISGIIRLEGREIALPSVAAAIDAGLAYVTEDRKQLGLILADDVRKNITLASLDQVAPSRVIDDIAELKVASDYRNRMRIRCSDVYQETGQLSGGNQQKVVLSKWLMTDPKVLILDEPTRGIDVGAKYEIYCIINELAEAGRGVVVISSEMPELLGICDRICVMNDGAFVGEFNGSEATQEKIMRAIMRNERSIGNAAPAAAEMGGSQP; encoded by the coding sequence ATGACCGCCATGCTGGAGATGCGCAACGTCAGCAAGAGCTTTGCCGGCGTGCAGGCGCTGCGCGACGTCAACTTCTCGGTTCGCGCCGGGCAGATCCATGCGCTCGTCGGCGAGAACGGCGCCGGCAAGTCGACCCTGATGAAGGTGCTGAGCGGGGTCTATCCGCACGGCAGCTACGAGGGCACCATCGTCTTCGAGGGCGAGGAGCGCCGCTTTCGCGACATCAACGATTCCGAGGCGCTGGGCATCATCATCATCCATCAGGAGCTGGCGCTGATCCCGCTGATGTCGATTGCGGAGAACATCTTCCTGTCGCATCCGCCGTCGAAGCTAGGGGTGATCGACCGCGACGAGGTCTACCGGCGCACGCGCGAGCTGCTGGCGCAGGTCGGCCTGAAGGAATCGCCGGATACGCTGATCACCGATCTCGGCGTCGGCAAGCAGCAGCTGGTCGAGATCGCGAAGGCGCTGTCCAAGCGGGTACGGATGCTGATCCTGGACGAGCCGACCGCGAGCCTCAACGAGGCCGACAGCGCCGCGCTGCTCGAACGCCTGATGGCGTTCCGCGAGCAGGGCATTGGATCGATCCTGATCTCGCACAAGCTGAACGAGGTCGCCAAGGTCGCCGACCACATCACCGTGCTGCGCGACGGCCGCACGGTGGACAGCATCGATTGCCACGCCGAGCCGATCCAGGAAGATCGCATCATCCGCAGCATGGTCAATCGCGATATGGCGCACCGTTTCCCGGAGCGCAACGTGAAGATCGGCGAGCCCGTGCTCGACGTCGAGAACTGGTCGGTCTATCACCCCATCCATCCCGAGCGGCAGGTGATCAAGAATGTCAGTTTCGGCGTCAGGCGCGGCGAGGTCGTGGGCATTGCCGGGCTGATGGGGGCAGGGCGCACCGAGTTCGCCATGAGCCTGTTCGGCCGCTCCTGGGGCACCAATATCAGCGGCATTATCCGGCTCGAAGGCCGTGAGATCGCGCTGCCGAGCGTCGCCGCCGCGATCGATGCCGGTCTTGCCTACGTCACCGAGGACCGCAAGCAGCTCGGCCTGATCCTCGCCGACGACGTCCGCAAGAACATCACGCTGGCGAGCCTCGACCAGGTCGCACCTAGCAGGGTGATCGACGACATCGCCGAGCTGAAGGTCGCCAGCGACTACCGCAACCGGATGCGCATCCGTTGCTCCGACGTCTACCAGGAGACCGGCCAGCTCTCCGGCGGCAACCAGCAGAAGGTCGTGCTGTCGAAATGGCTGATGACCGACCCCAAGGTCCTGATCCTGGACGAGCCGACAAGAGGTATCGACGTCGGTGCCAAATATGAGATTTACTGTATCATCAACGAGCTTGCGGAAGCCGGCCGTGGCGTCGTGGTGATCTCCTCGGAGATGCCAGAGCTGCTCGGCATCTGCGACCGCATCTGCGTCATGAACGACGGCGCCTTCGTCGGAGAGTTCAACGGCTCAGAAGCGACACAGGAAAAGATCATGCGCGCCATCATGCGCAACGAACGAAGCATTGGGAACGCCGCGCCCGCGGCCGCGGAGATGGGAGGATCGCAGCCATGA
- the mmsB gene encoding multiple monosaccharide ABC transporter permease: MTDKTVSLPEERRHGSFIKNNLRNYGMLMSLVAIMLFFQVVTGGTLLQPLNLTNLVLQNSYIVIMALGMLLVIVTGHIDLSVGSVAGFIGAVAALLMVTYKVDYTLAFIACLALGAAIGAAQGYWVAYFKIPSFIVTLAGMLVFKGLALAVLQGQSLGPFPQTFQKLSSGFIPELLPEAGTLHPTSMLIGAVLALGLVYASAKGRSREQSHGIEVEPYAFFLGKSILLAFAVLYFTYLIASHRGLPNVLVIMTALIALYGFVTRRTVIGRHIYAVGGNAKAASLSGIKTERLTFLTFVNMGVLAALAGLVFAARLNTATPKAGLGFELDVIAACFIGGASAYGGVGRVGGAVVGAMIMGVMNNGMSILGIGIDYQQVIKGLVLLGAVCIDVYNQRR, from the coding sequence ATGACCGACAAGACGGTTTCGCTGCCCGAGGAGCGCCGGCACGGCAGCTTCATCAAGAACAACTTGCGCAATTACGGCATGTTGATGTCGCTGGTTGCGATCATGCTGTTCTTCCAGGTCGTGACCGGCGGCACCCTGCTGCAGCCGCTCAACCTCACGAACCTGGTGCTGCAGAACAGCTACATCGTCATCATGGCGCTGGGCATGCTGCTCGTCATCGTCACCGGCCATATCGACCTCTCGGTCGGCTCCGTCGCGGGCTTCATCGGCGCCGTGGCGGCCTTGCTGATGGTGACCTACAAGGTCGATTACACGCTCGCCTTCATCGCTTGCCTCGCGCTTGGCGCCGCCATCGGCGCGGCGCAGGGCTATTGGGTGGCTTATTTCAAGATCCCGTCCTTCATCGTGACGTTGGCGGGCATGCTTGTCTTCAAGGGCCTGGCGCTCGCGGTATTGCAGGGGCAGTCGCTCGGGCCGTTCCCGCAAACCTTCCAGAAGCTGTCCTCGGGTTTCATTCCGGAACTGCTGCCCGAAGCCGGCACGCTGCATCCGACGTCTATGCTGATCGGCGCCGTACTGGCGCTCGGGCTCGTCTATGCCAGTGCCAAGGGAAGGTCGCGCGAGCAGTCGCACGGCATCGAGGTCGAGCCCTATGCGTTCTTCCTCGGCAAGAGCATCTTGCTCGCCTTTGCCGTGCTCTATTTCACCTATCTGATCGCCTCGCATCGCGGTCTGCCCAACGTGCTGGTGATCATGACCGCGCTGATTGCGCTCTACGGCTTCGTCACTCGCCGCACCGTGATCGGCCGGCACATCTACGCCGTCGGCGGTAACGCCAAGGCGGCGAGCCTGTCGGGCATCAAGACGGAGCGGCTGACCTTTCTCACCTTCGTCAACATGGGCGTGCTCGCCGCGCTTGCCGGCCTCGTCTTCGCCGCGCGGCTCAACACGGCAACTCCGAAGGCCGGCCTCGGCTTCGAGCTCGACGTCATTGCCGCCTGCTTCATCGGCGGCGCCTCGGCCTATGGCGGCGTCGGGCGGGTCGGCGGTGCCGTGGTCGGAGCCATGATCATGGGCGTGATGAACAACGGCATGTCCATCCTCGGCATCGGCATCGACTATCAGCAGGTGATCAAGGGCCTGGTGCTGCTGGGCGCGGTGTGCATCGACGTGTACAATCAGCGGAGATAG
- a CDS encoding cupin domain-containing protein, with protein MPEIINLGALQLTFLQSKDDTAGSLDLFEMTLQPNARMPIPHYHDGWDETIYGLSGISTWRIEAKDIDVAPGESLFIKRGVVHGFINRSPRPATCLCILSPGVLGPQYFRDMAGLLSAGSPDPAKVKETMLRYGLVPVMQS; from the coding sequence ATGCCTGAGATCATCAACCTTGGCGCGCTGCAGCTGACATTCCTACAGAGCAAGGATGACACCGCCGGCAGCCTCGATCTGTTCGAGATGACATTGCAGCCGAACGCGCGCATGCCGATTCCGCATTATCACGATGGCTGGGACGAGACGATCTATGGACTCAGCGGCATCTCGACCTGGCGGATCGAAGCAAAGGACATCGACGTCGCGCCGGGCGAAAGCCTGTTCATCAAGCGCGGCGTGGTGCACGGCTTCATCAACCGTTCGCCGCGACCGGCGACGTGCCTGTGCATCCTCAGCCCCGGCGTACTCGGCCCACAATACTTCAGGGACATGGCGGGTCTGCTATCGGCCGGCTCGCCTGATCCGGCCAAAGTGAAGGAAACGATGCTGCGCTACGGGCTGGTTCCGGTGATGCAATCCTGA
- a CDS encoding cytochrome c oxidase subunit 3 family protein, producing MSTAECEQQETGWGILQDLPGDPMIWVLIFSELVAFGLFLGAFSVARAIHPAVFAAGQAALVSNLAGLNTVVLVTSGWAAARATKAARAGERQVARSWIVGAIALGGLFIAIKLAEYAEEIGRGVGLETSPFFTLYFLLTGFHLLHVGLGIVILAVVCRRAEISGVETGTAFWHMVDLAWIVMFPILYQVR from the coding sequence ATGTCAACGGCCGAGTGCGAACAACAGGAAACCGGCTGGGGAATTCTGCAAGATCTTCCCGGCGATCCCATGATCTGGGTGCTGATCTTCAGCGAGCTTGTCGCCTTCGGCCTGTTCCTCGGCGCCTTCTCGGTCGCTCGCGCGATCCACCCGGCTGTGTTCGCGGCCGGGCAGGCCGCTCTCGTTTCGAATCTCGCAGGCCTCAACACCGTCGTGCTGGTGACCAGCGGCTGGGCGGCGGCACGAGCGACGAAGGCTGCGCGCGCCGGAGAACGGCAGGTGGCGCGATCCTGGATTGTCGGCGCCATCGCGCTCGGCGGCCTCTTCATCGCGATCAAGCTTGCCGAATATGCCGAAGAAATCGGACGCGGGGTCGGGCTCGAAACCAGCCCGTTCTTCACGCTCTACTTCCTGCTGACCGGCTTTCATCTTCTGCATGTCGGCCTCGGCATCGTCATTCTCGCCGTGGTCTGCCGCCGCGCCGAAATATCAGGCGTCGAGACGGGAACGGCCTTCTGGCACATGGTCGATCTGGCCTGGATCGTCATGTTTCCCATTCTCTATCAGGTGAGATGA
- a CDS encoding cytochrome C oxidase subunit IV family protein: MPDRIDITWIVLIGLALATVLLPPLMPRALLGNALLLAFAALKGHRIALDFMDLRAVPALWRGLVVSWILIVLLLAWLASAVVALI; encoded by the coding sequence ATGCCGGATCGCATCGATATCACCTGGATCGTGCTGATCGGCCTCGCGCTCGCTACCGTCCTTCTGCCACCGCTGATGCCGCGGGCGCTGCTCGGCAATGCGCTGCTGCTCGCCTTCGCCGCGCTCAAGGGGCATCGCATCGCGCTCGACTTCATGGATCTTCGTGCCGTGCCCGCGCTCTGGCGCGGTCTCGTCGTGAGCTGGATCCTAATCGTGCTGCTACTTGCCTGGCTTGCCTCGGCGGTCGTCGCCCTGATCTGA
- a CDS encoding cytochrome c, protein MAERLTKSAARNVFYGGSAFFFAIFIGLTAHSHYYMATTSTDATMLTSSVARGKHVWEKNSCINCHTLLGEGAYFAPEVGNVWDRWGGNEDPAAARETLKAWMQSQPSGASGRRQMPQFNLTDQELDDLADFLQWTSKIKRQEWPPNKAG, encoded by the coding sequence ATGGCTGAACGCCTGACCAAGTCGGCCGCTCGGAACGTCTTCTACGGCGGCTCGGCCTTCTTCTTCGCGATCTTCATAGGGCTGACAGCGCACAGCCATTACTACATGGCCACGACCTCCACGGACGCGACGATGCTGACGTCGTCGGTCGCCCGCGGCAAGCACGTCTGGGAAAAGAACTCCTGCATCAACTGCCACACGCTGCTGGGTGAGGGCGCCTATTTCGCCCCTGAGGTCGGCAATGTCTGGGATCGCTGGGGCGGCAACGAGGACCCGGCCGCCGCCCGCGAGACGCTGAAGGCCTGGATGCAGTCGCAGCCCTCGGGCGCGTCGGGCCGGCGGCAGATGCCGCAGTTCAACCTGACCGACCAGGAACTCGACGATCTCGCCGACTTCCTGCAGTGGACCAGCAAGATCAAGCGGCAGGAATGGCCGCCGAACAAGGCCGGCTGA
- a CDS encoding cbb3-type cytochrome c oxidase subunit I — MKYQTQKVAMLYFYGALTLFLAQVLFGLVAGTIYVLPNTLSTLLPFNIVRMIHTNALIVWSLIGFMGATYFLLPEETETELYSPLLAKIQFWMFFGAAGVAVVGYLFHYHEGREFLEQPFIIKVGIVVVCLMFLFNVTMTALKGRKTTITNILLFGLWGVAIFFLFAFYNPANVAVDKMYWWYVVHLWVEGVWELIMASVLAYLMIKLNGIDREVVEKWLYVIIGLALFSGILGTGHHFYWIGAPGYWQWIGSLFSTLEVAPFFTMVIFTVQMTWKAGRKHPNRAALLWSVGCSVMAFLGAGVWGFLHTLSSVNYYTHGTQVTAAHGHLAFFGAYVMLNLSVMAYAIPQIRGRAPYNQWLSMASFWIMCTAMMVMTFALTFAGVVQVHLQRVLGQGYMDVQDQLAMFYWVRLGSGVFVAISALMFVWAVLVPGRARQPVIPGALQPAE, encoded by the coding sequence ATGAAATATCAAACCCAGAAAGTCGCGATGCTGTATTTCTACGGCGCGCTGACGCTGTTCCTGGCCCAGGTCCTGTTCGGCCTTGTCGCCGGAACCATCTACGTCCTGCCCAACACGCTGTCGACGCTCCTGCCGTTCAACATCGTCAGGATGATCCACACCAACGCGCTGATCGTGTGGTCGCTGATCGGCTTCATGGGCGCGACCTACTTCCTGCTCCCTGAGGAAACCGAGACCGAGCTCTACAGCCCGCTGCTCGCCAAGATCCAGTTCTGGATGTTCTTCGGCGCGGCCGGCGTCGCCGTGGTCGGCTATCTCTTCCACTACCACGAGGGCCGCGAATTTCTCGAACAGCCCTTCATCATCAAGGTCGGCATCGTCGTCGTCTGCCTGATGTTCCTGTTCAACGTCACCATGACGGCGCTGAAGGGCCGCAAGACCACCATCACCAATATCCTGTTGTTCGGGCTGTGGGGCGTTGCGATCTTCTTCCTGTTCGCCTTCTACAACCCGGCCAACGTCGCGGTCGACAAGATGTACTGGTGGTACGTCGTCCATCTCTGGGTCGAGGGCGTCTGGGAGCTGATCATGGCCTCCGTGCTCGCCTATCTCATGATCAAGCTCAACGGCATCGACCGCGAGGTCGTCGAGAAGTGGCTCTACGTCATCATTGGGCTGGCGCTGTTCTCGGGCATTCTCGGCACCGGTCACCATTTCTACTGGATCGGCGCGCCCGGCTACTGGCAGTGGATCGGATCGCTGTTCTCCACGCTGGAGGTCGCACCGTTCTTCACCATGGTGATCTTCACCGTGCAGATGACCTGGAAGGCCGGCCGCAAGCACCCGAACCGCGCTGCGCTGTTGTGGTCGGTCGGCTGCTCGGTGATGGCGTTCTTAGGGGCCGGCGTCTGGGGCTTCCTGCACACGCTGTCCTCGGTGAACTACTACACCCACGGCACACAGGTCACCGCCGCGCACGGCCATCTCGCGTTCTTCGGCGCCTATGTGATGCTCAATCTGTCCGTCATGGCCTACGCGATCCCGCAGATCAGGGGACGGGCGCCCTATAACCAGTGGCTCTCCATGGCGAGCTTCTGGATCATGTGCACGGCGATGATGGTGATGACCTTCGCGCTGACCTTCGCAGGCGTGGTCCAGGTCCATCTCCAGCGCGTGCTCGGCCAGGGCTACATGGACGTGCAGGACCAGCTCGCAATGTTCTACTGGGTCCGGCTCGGCTCCGGCGTGTTCGTCGCGATCTCCGCGCTGATGTTCGTGTGGGCCGTGCTGGTGCCCGGTCGCGCCAGGCAGCCCGTCATCCCCGGCGCGTTGCAGCCGGCCGAATGA
- a CDS encoding CbbQ/NirQ/NorQ/GpvN family protein codes for MKAALHAVTAPALPAYVASGNECALFEHAWRHQLPVLLKGPTGCGKTRFVAHMAARLGLPLHTVACHDDLTAADLTGRYLLRGGDTLWSDGPLTRAVREGGICYLDEVVEARKDVTVVLHPLTDDRRILPLERTGEELAAPNSFMLVVSYNPGYQTLLKALKPSTRQRFVAIEFGFLPPEQEIAVVAAESGLSPDCVRPLVALAGRLRALKGHDLEEGVSTRLVVYCATLIAAGMPIADAVLAGMIEPVTDDADVKAALLDVARAVIG; via the coding sequence ATGAAAGCTGCCCTTCACGCCGTCACCGCGCCAGCGCTGCCGGCCTATGTCGCCAGCGGCAATGAATGCGCGCTGTTCGAGCACGCCTGGCGGCACCAGCTGCCGGTCCTGCTGAAGGGACCGACTGGCTGCGGCAAGACGCGCTTCGTCGCGCATATGGCGGCGCGGCTCGGATTGCCGCTGCACACCGTCGCCTGCCACGACGATCTCACCGCGGCCGACCTCACCGGCCGTTATCTGCTCCGTGGCGGCGACACCCTATGGAGCGACGGCCCGTTGACGCGGGCGGTGCGCGAGGGCGGCATCTGCTATCTCGATGAGGTCGTGGAGGCGCGCAAGGACGTCACCGTCGTGCTGCATCCCCTGACCGACGATCGTCGCATCCTGCCTCTGGAACGCACGGGGGAGGAACTCGCCGCGCCGAACAGCTTCATGCTCGTGGTCTCCTACAACCCCGGTTACCAGACGCTGCTGAAGGCGCTCAAGCCGTCGACGCGCCAGCGCTTCGTCGCCATCGAGTTCGGCTTTCTGCCGCCAGAGCAGGAGATTGCGGTGGTCGCCGCCGAGAGCGGATTGTCGCCGGATTGCGTGCGGCCGCTGGTCGCGCTCGCCGGCCGGCTGCGCGCACTGAAGGGCCACGACCTGGAGGAGGGTGTCTCGACCCGGCTCGTGGTCTATTGCGCGACCCTGATTGCGGCCGGCATGCCGATTGCGGATGCCGTGCTCGCCGGCATGATCGAGCCAGTGACCGACGATGCCGACGTCAAGGCGGCGCTGCTCGACGTCGCACGCGCCGTGATCGGCTGA
- a CDS encoding nitric oxide reductase activation protein NorD, which translates to MLDFLELEETVGRAWHRMVGSTASYPVHADHAVSLAEMRSRLAVMFRALGGEAGVQIASAGARKSAHRLGWRQRIGLGDERLEQPGRDAGSIFLPDSIAIFPDSALNAALYRWLAAWFAAAPIEATTETDPLRRDLLVLRRAAETAVFVLTQFPGLVADYAQLAAATAEARPRRPLPRIEQEIEQIVLALLGAGPAPTGKLWPAMMGTGPLPDKAPPGYRSILPCPLWGDCWTCELAPAHAGEDECADGAEPLAEDNRKRFAVREREENANRRDPFVLNRFEKILAMAEMVNIDRSADDSEDDDARKAADDLEEITLSRRSGKPASRFKFDLDLPPEALDASRLTAGLTYPEWDYRSSSYLPDHCRVLASAASETGESWTPDETMRRHIHQVRRRFGVLRPRHELMRAQADGHDLDLDALVRARCDLRAGSSSGLDRVHVAMRPQGHDLAVTLLVDVSLSTDAWANGYRVLDVEKEALLVLAHGLSACGDHHSILTFTSRRRSWVRLETVKAFGEPMSDVVERRIGALKPGYYTRIGAAVRHAAAELARQPQRKKLLLVLTDGKPNDVDHYEGRFAVEDTRRSVQEARRLGIAVFGVTIDAAAQSYFPILFGRSRYAIVGNIKRLPAALPAIYRQVAH; encoded by the coding sequence ATGCTCGATTTCCTCGAACTGGAGGAGACGGTCGGCCGCGCCTGGCACCGCATGGTCGGCAGCACCGCCAGCTATCCGGTTCATGCCGATCACGCCGTCTCGCTTGCGGAAATGAGAAGCAGGCTCGCGGTGATGTTCCGCGCGCTGGGCGGTGAGGCGGGTGTGCAGATCGCGAGCGCCGGCGCGCGCAAGTCCGCGCACCGGCTTGGCTGGCGGCAACGCATCGGTCTCGGTGACGAGCGCCTCGAGCAGCCGGGCCGCGACGCCGGGAGCATCTTCCTGCCCGACAGCATCGCGATCTTTCCCGACAGCGCGCTGAATGCAGCGCTCTACCGCTGGCTCGCGGCATGGTTTGCGGCTGCGCCGATCGAGGCGACCACGGAGACCGATCCGCTCCGGCGCGATCTGCTCGTGCTGCGCCGCGCTGCCGAAACGGCGGTCTTTGTGCTCACGCAGTTTCCCGGGCTGGTCGCCGACTACGCGCAGCTTGCCGCGGCGACCGCCGAGGCCCGGCCGCGACGGCCTCTGCCTCGCATCGAGCAGGAGATCGAGCAGATCGTTCTCGCCCTGCTTGGCGCCGGACCTGCGCCCACGGGAAAGTTGTGGCCGGCGATGATGGGAACGGGCCCGCTGCCGGACAAGGCGCCGCCGGGCTATCGCTCGATCCTGCCGTGTCCGCTCTGGGGCGATTGCTGGACGTGCGAGCTTGCGCCCGCGCATGCGGGTGAGGACGAATGCGCTGACGGTGCGGAGCCACTGGCCGAGGACAATCGGAAGCGTTTCGCGGTGCGTGAGCGCGAGGAAAATGCCAATCGTCGCGATCCCTTCGTGCTCAATCGCTTCGAGAAGATCCTCGCGATGGCCGAGATGGTCAATATCGATCGCTCCGCCGATGACAGCGAGGACGACGACGCGCGGAAAGCGGCCGACGACCTCGAGGAGATCACGCTCAGCCGCCGCAGCGGCAAGCCGGCGAGCCGGTTCAAGTTCGATCTTGATTTGCCGCCGGAAGCGCTCGATGCCTCGCGCCTGACTGCGGGCCTGACCTATCCCGAATGGGATTATCGCAGCAGCTCCTATCTGCCCGATCATTGCCGCGTGCTCGCATCTGCCGCTTCTGAAACCGGTGAAAGCTGGACGCCTGACGAGACCATGCGCCGGCACATCCACCAGGTGCGCCGCCGCTTCGGGGTCCTGCGGCCGCGCCATGAATTGATGCGGGCGCAGGCCGATGGACATGATCTGGATCTCGACGCGCTGGTGCGTGCGCGGTGCGACCTCCGCGCCGGCAGCAGCAGCGGTCTCGATCGAGTCCACGTGGCGATGCGCCCGCAAGGGCACGATCTCGCCGTCACGCTGCTGGTCGACGTCTCGCTCTCCACGGACGCCTGGGCCAATGGCTACCGCGTGCTCGATGTCGAGAAGGAGGCGCTGCTCGTGCTTGCCCACGGCCTATCCGCCTGCGGCGATCACCACAGCATCCTGACTTTCACCTCGCGCCGGCGCTCCTGGGTGAGGCTCGAAACGGTCAAGGCGTTCGGCGAGCCGATGAGCGACGTGGTCGAGCGCCGCATCGGCGCGCTCAAGCCCGGCTATTACACGCGGATCGGCGCGGCGGTCCGCCATGCCGCCGCCGAGCTGGCACGCCAGCCGCAACGCAAGAAGCTGCTGCTCGTCCTCACCGACGGCAAGCCGAACGACGTCGACCATTATGAGGGGCGCTTTGCGGTCGAAGACACCAGGAGGTCCGTGCAGGAAGCGCGCCGGCTCGGAATTGCGGTGTTCGGCGTGACGATAGACGCGGCAGCGCAATCCTATTTTCCGATCCTGTTCGGGCGCAGCCGCTATGCCATCGTCGGCAACATCAAGCGATTGCCCGCGGCGCTGCCGGCGATCTACCGGCAGGTGGCGCACTGA
- a CDS encoding HAD family hydrolase: MDQGRPKPDLIIFDCDGVLVDSELLSCRCLSEVLAEFGLVLSEEQALELFLGRSTKAIEQHYRDLGHSLTDAFLPRLKSRVLETFAASLVPILGVDAVISGLTVPFCVASSSDIDRVSLSLGVTGLRAHFDDRIYTAQMVRHGKPAPDLFLHAAENMRTPPSRTLVIEDSVSGVQAGKAAGMTVWGFVGGGHYRSRDGRAILSAAGADRVFAHMSDFWEM, encoded by the coding sequence ATGGACCAGGGCCGGCCGAAACCCGATCTGATCATCTTCGACTGCGACGGCGTACTCGTCGACAGCGAGCTCTTGAGCTGTCGCTGCCTGTCCGAGGTGCTGGCTGAATTCGGTCTCGTGCTCAGCGAGGAGCAGGCGCTCGAGCTGTTTCTCGGACGCAGCACCAAGGCGATCGAGCAGCATTATCGTGATCTCGGGCACTCGCTGACGGACGCCTTCCTGCCCCGACTGAAATCGCGCGTGCTGGAGACGTTTGCCGCCTCCCTTGTGCCGATCCTCGGGGTCGACGCGGTGATCTCGGGGCTGACCGTGCCGTTCTGTGTGGCCTCGTCCAGCGACATCGATCGCGTGTCGCTCTCGCTCGGCGTCACAGGTCTTCGGGCACATTTCGACGACCGGATCTACACCGCGCAGATGGTCAGGCACGGCAAGCCGGCGCCCGATCTCTTTCTCCATGCCGCCGAGAACATGCGCACACCGCCCTCACGCACGCTGGTGATCGAGGACAGCGTCAGCGGCGTGCAGGCGGGCAAGGCCGCCGGCATGACCGTCTGGGGATTTGTCGGCGGCGGCCATTATCGCAGCCGCGACGGCCGGGCTATATTATCGGCCGCCGGGGCCGATCGGGTCTTCGCGCATATGAGCGATTTCTGGGAGATGTGA